Proteins encoded in a region of the Megalops cyprinoides isolate fMegCyp1 chromosome 3, fMegCyp1.pri, whole genome shotgun sequence genome:
- the LOC118775083 gene encoding N-alpha-acetyltransferase 40: protein MGRKSNRAKEKKQRRLEERAAMDAVCAKVEAANKLEDPLASFPVFKKYDRNGLNLHIECKRVSSLNPSTVEWAYELTRANMQSLYEQSEWGWKEREKREEMKDERAWYLLAHEADSTPIAFSHFRFDVECGEEVLYCYEVQLESRVRRKGLGKFLIQILQLIANSTQMRKVMLTVFKHNHGAYQFFREALQFEIDDTSPGVSGCCGDDCSYEILSRRTKFGEAVGHGHGGGHCGGCCH, encoded by the exons ATGGGG AGGAAGTCAAACAGAGCAAAGGAGAAGAAGCAGAGGCGTTTGGAAGAGAGGGCGGCCATGGATGCGGTGTGCGCCAAGGTCGAAGCAGCCAACAAG CTTGAGGATCCTCTGGCTTCCTTCCCTGTGTTTAAGAAGTACGACAGGAACGG CTTAAATCTGCATATAGAGTGCAAGCGTGTTTCATCCCTGAACCCCAGCACAGTGGAGTGGGCGTATGAGCTGACCAGAGCCAACATGCAGAGTCT CTATGAACAGAGCGAGTGGggatggaaagagagggagaaaagggaagaAATGAAGGATGAGAGGGCATGGTACCTCCTTGCTCACGAAGCCGACTCCACCCCCATCGCGTTCTCTCACTTCCGATTTGACGTGGAGTGCGGAGAGGAAGTACTCTATTG TTATGAAGTCCAGCTGGAGAGCCGGGTGAGGAGGAAAGGTCTGGGCAAGTTTCTCATTCAGATCCTGCAGCTCATCGCCAACAG CACACAGATGAGGAAGGTGATGTTGACTGTCTTCAAACACAATCATGGTGCTTACCAGTTCTTCAGAGAGGCCTTACA gTTCGAAATCGATGACACCTCGCCGGGTGTGTCGGGGTGTTGCGGAGACGACTGCTCCTACGAGATACTGAGCCGACGGACGAAATTCGGGGAGGCTGTGGGTCATGGGCACGGTGGAGGACACTGTGGGGGGTGTTGCCATTGA